In Vibrio chagasii, the sequence CCCGCTGTTGTCTGGTATCGGTGTCATGTTAGCTATTGCGTTGCCGTGGTACATCATGGCTGAGATCGCGACACCAGGGTTTATTGATTACTTCATCGTTGGTGAACATTTCAAACGCTTTGTAGTAAGCGGCTGGGAAGGGGATCTTTATGGTTCTGCTCATGATGAAACGCGAGGTATGATCTGGGTATTCTGGATTCAAGCCGCCGCGCCTTGGTCGATTGTTTTACCTGTTTTAGCGTTCGCTCGTCGCAGCAAAATCACTCAAATTAACGCTGAAAATCGTGGACTGTTTTCATTTCTGGTGTGTTGGTTAATCTCACCTCTAATTCTATTCACCATGGCAGGTAACATTCTTCCTGCTTACGTGTTACCAGGTATTCCTGCTCTTGGTTTGTTGGTTGCTATACTCGTAGTGGAAAAAGATAAGAAGTGGTTCTCCAGCGTGGCTTTGGTTCTACCAGTGTTGCTGATGATTGCGATGGTTTACCTAAACCTAGGTAAGGCAAACGAGAAAAGTGACCGTATCATCTTTGAACAGATTACGGATTCTGCGCCAAGCTTCTATGTGGGTAAGCGACCATTCTCCGGTCAGTTTTATAGCCACGGGCAAGCAAAGAAACTGCTCGATATCGAGCAACTAGATGGCATCGACAAGTTCTACTTGATTGGTAAAAGGGCAGAAGTAGAAACCAAGATAAAAGAAAATGCGCTGACCTGTATTTTAGAACCAACGGTTAAAATAAAGCGTGCTTTATTCACTTGTCA encodes:
- a CDS encoding glycosyltransferase family 39 protein, which gives rise to MSLNRTHLWYLLAFALVLRLLSLATYPLMDTTEARYGEMARLMIETGNWLTPQFDYGIPFWGKPPMFTWMSAAGIQLFGLNEFAVRAPHWLAGVATILLTAYMAKRVGQSALVTAVVLATCGIFSIAAGAVMTDMALTLSMTIAMLGFYLCWQGEGSDKTNRNWGYIGFIGLALGLLAKGPVAIVIMGIAVFPWLVLQHGFIGAFKVLWQRFPLLSGIGVMLAIALPWYIMAEIATPGFIDYFIVGEHFKRFVVSGWEGDLYGSAHDETRGMIWVFWIQAAAPWSIVLPVLAFARRSKITQINAENRGLFSFLVCWLISPLILFTMAGNILPAYVLPGIPALGLLVAILVVEKDKKWFSSVALVLPVLLMIAMVYLNLGKANEKSDRIIFEQITDSAPSFYVGKRPFSGQFYSHGQAKKLLDIEQLDGIDKFYLIGKRAEVETKIKENALTCILEPTVKIKRALFTCHSQNIKPNLSLSHIRSESDVQR